A window from Verrucomicrobiia bacterium encodes these proteins:
- the ftsE gene encoding cell division ATP-binding protein FtsE, whose amino-acid sequence MILLDRVTKVYNRSNTALDRISLHVEPKEFVIIIGTSGAGKSTLLKLLTREEKPTSGKIVIGGLDYDKLKDRDIPLLRRKIGVVFQDFKLLPNKTVFENVAFALEIVGFGNKEINHTVPRVLDIVGLKGKEQRMPAELSGGERQRVAIARAIVRQPKILIADEPTGNLDPKHAWDVIKVLEKINRYGTTVLLTTHNQDIVNKLKRRVVTIKDGRIVSDRANAEYNKGLTQ is encoded by the coding sequence ATGATTCTTCTTGATAGGGTAACCAAGGTATATAACCGTAGTAACACCGCACTCGACCGTATCTCGCTGCATGTCGAGCCTAAAGAGTTCGTTATTATTATTGGGACCTCGGGAGCGGGGAAGTCTACACTTCTCAAGCTCCTGACCAGAGAAGAAAAACCAACCAGTGGCAAGATTGTCATCGGTGGGCTGGATTACGACAAGCTCAAAGACAGAGACATACCATTGCTGCGCCGCAAGATTGGCGTGGTGTTTCAGGACTTCAAGCTACTGCCAAATAAGACCGTATTCGAGAACGTGGCCTTTGCACTAGAAATAGTAGGCTTTGGTAACAAAGAGATAAACCACACTGTACCCAGAGTGCTAGATATTGTGGGCTTAAAGGGCAAAGAGCAGCGTATGCCAGCCGAACTTTCGGGTGGTGAGCGCCAGCGTGTTGCTATCGCGCGGGCCATTGTCCGGCAACCCAAGATTCTGATTGCAGACGAGCCTACTGGCAACCTCGACCCCAAGCACGCCTGGGACGTTATAAAAGTCCTGGAAAAGATTAACCGTTACGGCACGACCGTGCTGCTGACCACCCACAACCAAGATATCGTGAACAAACTCAAGCGTCGTGTGGTGACTATAAAAGACGGTCGTATTGTCAGCGACCGTGCTAACGCCGAGTACAACAAAGGATTGACACAGTGA
- the prfB gene encoding peptide chain release factor 2, translating to MEQLLKHSKELQADIRTACQKLRISEQAVELAKLQERASTPDFWADSAQAQDIMKQIAGLENRTKPWLELRQLVDDLVDLLNLKDESLTPDIQKQFEEAGRTFGALKKQLRFSGVFDGNNALLSIHAGAGGTDAQDWAQMLLRMYVRWAEGHDYGVQVIDESAGDEAGIKSTTLEITGDFVYGRLKGEHGVHRLVRLSPFNADNLRQTSFAKVEILPEIDRPDDVHIDEKELKIDVFRSGGHGGQSVNTTDSAVRITHIPTNIVVVIQNERSQLQNKETAMTILRSRLAHLKMEQHAEKLSELKGPNQSAEWGNQIRSYVLHPYKQVKDLRTRHETSDPDAVLDGKLDSFIDTYLEHQLGAKSS from the coding sequence ATGGAGCAGTTACTAAAGCACTCCAAAGAATTACAGGCAGACATTCGTACTGCCTGTCAGAAGCTTCGTATCTCTGAACAAGCTGTCGAACTCGCCAAGCTTCAGGAAAGGGCTAGCACTCCTGACTTCTGGGCAGACAGTGCGCAGGCGCAAGATATCATGAAGCAGATTGCTGGGTTAGAGAATCGTACCAAGCCATGGCTTGAACTGCGCCAACTAGTAGATGACTTGGTTGATTTGCTGAACCTAAAAGACGAAAGCTTAACACCGGATATCCAGAAACAATTTGAAGAGGCGGGGCGTACTTTTGGCGCACTGAAAAAGCAGCTTAGATTTTCGGGAGTGTTTGATGGCAATAATGCACTGCTGAGTATTCATGCCGGGGCAGGCGGTACCGACGCCCAAGATTGGGCGCAGATGTTGCTGCGCATGTATGTTCGGTGGGCCGAGGGGCATGACTATGGGGTCCAAGTTATTGATGAGTCGGCTGGTGACGAAGCAGGTATAAAAAGTACTACCCTGGAAATCACCGGTGACTTTGTGTATGGACGGCTCAAAGGAGAGCACGGCGTGCACCGTCTGGTGCGCCTGAGCCCCTTTAACGCAGACAACTTGCGACAGACTAGTTTTGCCAAAGTGGAAATACTGCCGGAAATAGACCGACCCGACGATGTTCACATAGATGAGAAAGAGCTAAAAATAGACGTTTTTCGCAGCGGTGGTCACGGTGGCCAGAGCGTTAACACCACTGATTCGGCGGTGCGCATTACTCACATACCGACGAACATTGTAGTGGTGATCCAAAACGAACGTTCTCAGTTGCAGAACAAAGAGACGGCTATGACAATCTTACGTTCGCGCTTGGCACACCTGAAAATGGAGCAACACGCCGAAAAGCTGAGTGAATTAAAAGGTCCTAACCAGTCAGCCGAGTGGGGTAACCAGATCCGAAGCTACGTATTGCACCCGTACAAACAAGTAAAAGACTTGCGGACTCGGCACGAGACCAGCGATCCGGACGCAGTGCTGGATGGTAAGCTAGACTCGTTCATCGACACCTACCTCGAACACCAACTAGGTGCTAAATCTTCATAA
- a CDS encoding CHAP domain-containing protein, with protein MIKQKIKNTGTHLRISSSTISHRHRLIAAVCMLVFGASFLLTPLVTADRFDEQIRSLSQDSATRVQSRAQLGAEAATLQDVINRMQGEINSLQAQINENQRKSDELQKQIVTAEAELAKQKNLLGENIKAMYLEGDITTLEMLASSKDLSEFVDKEQYRNSVKDKIKDTLDKVNALKLQLKSQRETLEQMIGDQKVMQSKVAAQQAEQNRLLGLNQGQQAELNAQIKNNNAQVAELRKQQGVENARLFGGRVPTGIPGGGGYPGGWAFAPIDSIVDSWGMYNRECVSYTAWKVWSTGRYMPYWGGIGNANQWDENARNAGIPADSSARAGDVAISNRGTYGHAMYVEHVYGDGTIYVSQYNAGLDGYYSEARISANGLVFIHF; from the coding sequence ATGATAAAACAAAAAATCAAAAATACCGGAACTCATCTCAGAATAAGTTCTAGTACCATAAGTCATAGGCATCGTCTTATTGCGGCAGTCTGTATGCTGGTATTTGGTGCCAGTTTTTTGTTGACACCTTTAGTGACTGCCGATCGATTCGACGAACAGATTAGATCACTTAGCCAAGACTCTGCCACACGGGTACAGTCTCGGGCGCAGCTGGGAGCTGAGGCAGCGACCCTACAGGACGTTATTAATCGAATGCAGGGCGAAATCAACAGCCTGCAAGCTCAGATAAACGAGAACCAGCGCAAGAGCGACGAGCTGCAAAAACAGATCGTTACTGCCGAGGCAGAGCTAGCCAAACAAAAGAACTTATTGGGCGAAAATATCAAGGCGATGTATCTAGAAGGCGACATCACTACGCTAGAAATGCTAGCTTCCAGCAAGGATTTGAGCGAGTTTGTCGACAAAGAGCAGTATCGCAATAGCGTCAAAGACAAGATAAAAGACACCCTTGATAAAGTAAACGCACTCAAACTGCAGCTGAAGAGCCAGCGCGAAACCCTAGAGCAGATGATCGGCGACCAGAAGGTCATGCAGTCCAAAGTAGCTGCTCAGCAGGCCGAGCAAAATCGTTTGCTTGGGCTAAACCAAGGCCAGCAGGCCGAGCTGAACGCACAGATTAAGAACAATAATGCACAGGTTGCAGAGCTACGTAAGCAGCAGGGCGTTGAAAACGCTCGTCTCTTTGGCGGACGTGTGCCAACCGGTATTCCCGGCGGCGGTGGCTATCCCGGCGGCTGGGCCTTTGCACCGATCGACTCCATTGTAGATTCTTGGGGTATGTATAACCGCGAATGTGTCAGTTATACCGCCTGGAAAGTCTGGAGCACTGGACGATACATGCCATACTGGGGCGGAATTGGCAATGCGAACCAATGGGACGAGAACGCTCGAAACGCCGGTATACCAGCGGACAGCAGTGCTCGAGCCGGTGATGTCGCTATTAGCAACCGTGGCACCTACGGCCATGCTATGTATGTCGAGCACGTCTATGGCGATGGTACTATCTACGTTAGCCAGTACAACGCAGGCCTCGACGGCTATTATTCAGAGGCTCGTATCTCGGCCAATGGCCTCGTCTTTATTCACTTCTAA
- a CDS encoding permease-like cell division protein FtsX encodes MNHWMFTQFRIIKAGLQNFVRNATLAIAAMAVMVITLTIILFSIIANATFSNTIQQITDKIDISVYLKDSVTADQRNKLISDIKAFQNVREVTYVSKEQALEVYKAANKENIDLLLAISQTDNPLPASLQVKPRDPNKIEDIKTYLEKPDIKELQSDETSYSGDRKEAIDKISSATRFLRQAGVASIIVFTVVSILIIFNTIRMAIFNRRDELQIMRLLGASTWFIRGPFVVETVLYGIFSAIISVVICNSIFVISSSAFEASSLGVLDIRYASDYFADRFWIILTLQLGIGILIGAASSVIATRRYLKFKTSK; translated from the coding sequence ATGAACCACTGGATGTTCACTCAGTTCCGTATCATCAAGGCCGGTTTGCAGAACTTTGTACGCAATGCCACACTTGCTATTGCCGCTATGGCGGTCATGGTCATTACGCTGACTATTATTTTATTTTCGATCATTGCCAACGCTACTTTCAGCAATACCATCCAGCAAATCACCGACAAAATAGACATATCTGTATATCTGAAAGACTCTGTTACGGCCGATCAGCGCAACAAGCTGATCAGTGACATCAAGGCTTTCCAGAACGTCCGTGAAGTTACCTACGTTTCAAAAGAACAGGCACTGGAAGTCTACAAGGCGGCCAACAAAGAGAATATAGATTTGCTACTAGCAATCTCTCAGACCGACAACCCGCTGCCAGCTAGCCTACAGGTCAAACCGAGAGACCCCAACAAGATAGAAGACATCAAGACATACCTGGAAAAGCCAGATATAAAAGAGCTGCAATCGGACGAAACATCTTATTCGGGCGACCGCAAGGAGGCTATAGACAAAATATCCAGCGCTACACGGTTCTTGCGACAAGCGGGTGTTGCCAGCATCATTGTCTTTACGGTGGTGTCCATTCTGATTATCTTTAATACAATACGCATGGCTATCTTTAACCGCCGCGACGAACTGCAGATTATGCGTCTGCTTGGTGCTAGCACTTGGTTTATACGTGGCCCATTTGTGGTAGAGACCGTGTTGTATGGTATTTTCTCGGCAATCATATCTGTAGTTATTTGTAACTCCATATTTGTCATCTCGTCGTCGGCATTCGAAGCTAGCTCTTTGGGCGTATTAGATATCAGGTATGCGAGCGACTACTTTGCCGACAGGTTCTGGATCATTTTGACCCTACAGCTTGGCATTGGTATACTTATCGGTGCCGCTTCATCAGTTATTGCTACGCGGCGCTATCTGAAGTTCAAGACTTCGAAATAA
- a CDS encoding S41 family peptidase: MLFARTLAILLIVVVAFYIGIGVGSGTIAFGSDRLFRKSVSKGLPADLDYSSVEQMYDVLRKEFDGQLDSDKLVDGLLQGMAKASGDKYTEYLNAEEAKEFDEDLNGNFSGIGAELSKDKNAVVIVAPIAGYPAEKAGLKPKDIIAEINGESAYDIGVSEAVNKIRGPAGTNVKLKIIRENSQELSFDITRQTITVPSIEFSVQEGNIGYMKISRFADDTDELAQQAATEFKQKNVKGVIVDLRSDPGGLLDASVEVASQWLPKGKTVLQEKRDGVTIRDYKSKGYAMLQGVPTVVLIDEGSASASEILAGALKDNGAATLMGTKSFGKGSVQQLEHLRDGGVLKVTIARWYTPGGKNIDKEGIEPDQKVERTADDVKAGKDPQKDAALNSLRR; this comes from the coding sequence ATGCTCTTTGCGAGAACACTGGCAATTTTGCTCATAGTTGTCGTTGCTTTTTATATCGGAATTGGAGTCGGTAGCGGCACTATTGCTTTTGGCAGTGACAGACTGTTTCGGAAGAGTGTCTCCAAGGGATTGCCCGCTGACCTTGACTATAGCAGCGTGGAACAAATGTATGATGTTCTGCGGAAAGAGTTTGATGGTCAGCTAGACTCCGACAAGCTGGTGGACGGCCTTCTGCAGGGAATGGCGAAAGCCAGCGGCGATAAATACACCGAATATCTGAATGCCGAAGAAGCAAAGGAATTCGACGAGGACCTAAATGGCAACTTCAGTGGTATTGGTGCAGAACTGAGCAAGGACAAGAACGCCGTTGTCATTGTCGCGCCAATCGCTGGCTACCCAGCAGAAAAAGCTGGCCTAAAGCCCAAGGACATTATTGCCGAAATAAATGGTGAGTCAGCCTATGATATTGGTGTCAGCGAGGCGGTCAACAAAATACGTGGGCCAGCTGGTACAAACGTAAAGCTAAAGATTATTCGCGAGAATAGCCAAGAGCTGAGTTTTGATATCACCCGTCAGACAATCACTGTTCCAAGCATAGAATTTAGCGTGCAAGAAGGAAATATCGGCTACATGAAGATCAGCCGGTTCGCGGATGATACGGACGAGCTCGCGCAGCAAGCCGCTACAGAGTTTAAGCAGAAGAATGTAAAGGGCGTGATTGTAGACCTGCGTAGCGATCCTGGTGGACTGCTTGACGCCTCAGTGGAAGTGGCCAGTCAATGGCTGCCCAAGGGCAAGACAGTATTGCAAGAAAAGCGGGACGGCGTTACTATTCGCGACTACAAGTCCAAGGGGTACGCAATGCTTCAGGGTGTACCGACCGTGGTGTTGATCGATGAGGGAAGTGCGAGCGCAAGCGAGATCTTGGCTGGTGCCCTAAAAGACAACGGTGCGGCAACCTTGATGGGTACAAAGTCATTTGGCAAAGGTTCGGTGCAGCAGCTGGAGCATCTGCGCGATGGCGGTGTGCTAAAAGTTACTATTGCTCGCTGGTATACTCCTGGCGGCAAAAACATCGACAAAGAGGGTATTGAACCAGACCAAAAAGTAGAACGCACAGCGGATGACGTCAAGGCCGGCAAAGACCCTCAGAAAGATGCCGCCCTGAATTCTCTACGGCGTTAG